The following proteins are co-located in the Desulfonauticus submarinus genome:
- the trxA gene encoding thioredoxin, which yields MAGQVTDSNFEAEVLNCEQPVLVDFWAPWCGPCRAIAPIIEELAQEYAGQVKIVKMNVDENPSTPSKYGIRAIPTLILFKSGQVVEQITGAVSKSSLKQMISEKAL from the coding sequence ATGGCAGGTCAGGTTACAGACAGTAACTTTGAGGCAGAAGTATTGAATTGTGAGCAGCCCGTATTAGTAGATTTTTGGGCGCCATGGTGTGGTCCATGTAGGGCTATTGCACCGATTATTGAAGAACTAGCTCAGGAGTATGCAGGGCAGGTAAAAATAGTTAAAATGAATGTTGATGAGAACCCATCTACGCCTAGTAAATACGGGATTAGAGCTATTCCTACTCTTATTTTATTCAAAAGTGGCCAGGTAGTAGAACAAATAACAGGTGCAGTTTCTAAATCTAGTTTAAAACAAATGATTTCTGAAAAGGCTCTTTAA
- a CDS encoding HD domain-containing phosphohydrolase, translating to MVISDLSAKLISVGIALSSVIDLNELLELILFKARELTNADAGTIYSVDGNHLVFLTSQNDTLEKRFGKEKVKNLFEHFSLPMNKKSVAGYVALTGKSLIIDDLYKNEEYDFCSYREWDRANGYYSKSMLVLPLKTPRNEVVGVLQLINAKQGEQIIPFKKEFLEPMRYFAAQAAVALVNAKLYQEIEEAHLDTLFRLGVAAEYRDKETASHIRRVGKMAVLLGKELGWMDETELYWAVAMHDVGKLGIPDVILQKPGPLTSEERKIMEKHTLIGGYILRNAKSSLLKQAQVVALTHHERYDGRGYPRGLKGEDIPLIGRIAAIVDVFDALSSKRVYKPPFSEREVEMILLEEKGHHFDPLLVEILLDKWNSFWEIKKIEREEQEKELFLKDVSWEEIWQEIEVKNLYFLDRSKIGN from the coding sequence ATGGTCATTTCAGATCTGAGTGCTAAACTTATATCTGTTGGCATTGCCCTAAGTAGCGTAATAGACCTTAATGAATTATTAGAACTTATTTTATTTAAGGCTAGAGAGCTAACAAATGCTGATGCGGGAACTATTTATTCTGTAGATGGTAATCATTTGGTGTTTTTAACTAGTCAAAATGATACCTTGGAGAAGCGGTTTGGTAAAGAAAAAGTAAAAAATTTATTTGAACACTTTTCTCTTCCTATGAATAAGAAGAGTGTAGCAGGGTATGTAGCTTTGACAGGCAAGAGTTTAATAATAGATGATTTGTATAAAAATGAGGAATATGATTTTTGTTCTTATAGAGAATGGGACAGGGCAAATGGCTATTATTCAAAGTCTATGTTAGTACTTCCTCTGAAGACTCCGAGAAATGAAGTTGTTGGTGTTTTGCAGCTTATTAATGCAAAACAAGGAGAGCAAATAATTCCCTTTAAAAAAGAATTTTTAGAGCCAATGCGTTATTTCGCGGCACAGGCTGCTGTAGCTCTTGTTAATGCAAAGCTTTATCAAGAAATAGAGGAGGCTCATTTAGATACACTTTTTAGGTTAGGTGTGGCTGCAGAATATAGAGATAAAGAAACAGCATCTCATATTAGAAGAGTAGGAAAGATGGCTGTATTGTTAGGTAAGGAATTGGGTTGGATGGATGAAACAGAGCTATACTGGGCAGTGGCTATGCATGATGTTGGCAAGTTAGGCATTCCTGACGTAATTTTACAAAAACCTGGCCCTCTTACCTCAGAGGAACGGAAAATTATGGAGAAACATACTCTTATTGGAGGCTATATTCTAAGAAATGCAAAATCTTCTCTTTTAAAACAAGCCCAAGTGGTTGCCTTAACTCATCATGAACGTTATGATGGACGAGGATATCCTAGAGGATTGAAGGGTGAAGACATTCCCTTAATAGGAAGAATTGCTGCTATAGTAGATGTGTTTGATGCTTTAAGCTCTAAGAGAGTTTATAAGCCTCCTTTTTCTGAAAGAGAAGTAGAAATGATACTTTTAGAAGAAAAAGGACATCATTTTGATCCATTATTAGTGGAGATATTATTAGATAAATGGAATTCTTTTTGGGAGATAAAGAAGATAGAAAGAGAAGAACAAGAAAAAGAACTTTTTTTAAAAGACGTTTCGTGGGAAGAAATTTGGCAAGAAATAGAAGTTAAAAATCTTTATTTTCTTGACAGGTCTAAAATAGGTAACTAA
- the tsaD gene encoding tRNA (adenosine(37)-N6)-threonylcarbamoyltransferase complex transferase subunit TsaD: MLTLGIETSCDETGLSLVDNGQVIAETLASQVEIHSVFGGVVPELASREHLKVLPQLFEILLERSKCSPKDIEVIAVTRGPGLLASLLIGLGFAKGLALSLGKNLIGIDHLLAHLLVTDLEQNLEFPCLGLLVSGGHTHLYLIKSFFEFKLLGKTLDDAIGEAFDKVAKMLNLPYPGGVFIDKLAREGKVDKKMFPRPYIDNTNLDFSFSGIKTAVANYLAMHPEVIFPKAEENAILLANQDVKDMCASLIYALVESLKIKIRRALRLAKVKGLVVAGGVACNSVLRQELRILCEENNLKCWIPSPKLCTDNGIMIAYLGEIFAKAGFKHDLSLDAIPRGRTIPWDFKESM, translated from the coding sequence GTGTTAACCTTAGGGATAGAAACTTCTTGTGATGAAACAGGTCTAAGCTTGGTAGATAATGGACAGGTAATTGCTGAAACCTTGGCCAGTCAGGTAGAAATTCATTCTGTATTTGGTGGGGTGGTCCCTGAGTTGGCATCAAGAGAACATTTAAAAGTTTTGCCCCAGCTATTTGAAATTCTATTAGAAAGAAGTAAGTGCTCTCCTAAAGATATAGAAGTAATAGCTGTAACAAGAGGGCCAGGTCTGTTGGCAAGTTTACTTATTGGTCTTGGTTTTGCAAAGGGACTTGCTCTTAGTCTTGGGAAGAATTTAATAGGTATAGATCACCTTCTTGCTCATTTATTAGTTACGGATTTGGAACAAAATTTAGAATTTCCTTGTTTGGGATTATTGGTTTCAGGAGGGCATACTCACCTTTATCTTATCAAGTCGTTTTTTGAATTCAAGTTGTTGGGTAAAACTTTAGACGATGCCATAGGAGAAGCCTTTGATAAAGTAGCAAAAATGTTGAATTTACCCTATCCTGGGGGAGTTTTTATTGATAAATTGGCTAGAGAAGGGAAAGTAGATAAAAAAATGTTTCCTCGTCCTTATATAGATAATACTAATTTGGATTTTAGCTTTAGCGGCATAAAAACAGCTGTTGCAAATTATTTAGCTATGCATCCAGAGGTGATTTTCCCTAAAGCAGAAGAAAATGCTATCTTGTTAGCTAACCAAGACGTTAAAGATATGTGTGCATCTTTAATTTATGCCTTAGTTGAATCTTTAAAGATAAAGATCCGTAGGGCCCTTAGATTGGCTAAAGTAAAGGGATTGGTAGTGGCAGGAGGAGTAGCCTGCAATAGTGTTTTAAGACAGGAACTGAGAATTTTATGTGAGGAAAACAATCTTAAATGTTGGATCCCTTCGCCTAAGCTGTGTACAGATAATGGGATAATGATAGCCTATTTAGGAGAAATTTTTGCTAAGGCTGGTTTTAAACATGATTTGTCTTTAGATGCAATTCCAAGAGGAAGAACCATACCGTGGGATTTTAAGGAAAGTATGTAA
- the fbp gene encoding class 1 fructose-bisphosphatase, with protein MRQITVIEHLLLHQKENPLATGNFTRLLTELILAAKIISRAVNKAGLMDVLGETGEINVQGEQVQKLDEFANRVIIHRLQRSGVLCAMASEENADIIEIPEKYSKGKYFLVFDPLDGSSNIDANVSIGTIFSIYKQEKDTDYPTLGELLQKGSQQVAAGYFLYGSSTMLVYSTGQGVHGFTLDPSVGEFLLSHPNIMIPKKGKIYSVNEGYFPFWDDKTKQVIASFKDVSAGKSTYSLRYIGSLVADFHRTLLYGGIFMYPKDCRDPKKPRGKLRLLYEANPMAFLVEQAGGMAVDGEQRILDILPEELHQRVPLFIGSATEVKKVLDIYKS; from the coding sequence ATGCGTCAGATTACTGTTATTGAGCATTTGCTTTTACATCAAAAAGAAAACCCATTAGCAACAGGAAATTTTACAAGGCTTTTAACAGAGCTTATTTTAGCAGCTAAGATAATTTCTAGAGCAGTTAATAAGGCAGGCTTGATGGATGTGTTAGGAGAAACAGGCGAGATTAATGTTCAAGGGGAACAGGTTCAGAAATTAGATGAGTTTGCGAATAGAGTGATTATTCATCGGTTGCAACGCTCAGGAGTCCTTTGTGCTATGGCTTCAGAAGAAAATGCAGATATTATAGAAATACCTGAGAAATATTCAAAAGGAAAATATTTTTTAGTGTTTGATCCTTTAGATGGTTCTTCTAATATTGACGCCAATGTAAGTATAGGTACTATTTTTTCTATTTATAAGCAGGAGAAGGATACAGATTATCCTACATTAGGCGAATTGCTTCAAAAAGGCTCTCAACAAGTGGCTGCAGGATATTTTTTATACGGCTCTTCTACCATGCTGGTATACAGTACAGGACAAGGTGTGCATGGATTTACTTTAGATCCTAGTGTCGGTGAATTTTTGCTTTCTCATCCTAATATAATGATTCCTAAAAAAGGTAAAATATATTCTGTTAATGAAGGATATTTTCCATTTTGGGATGATAAAACAAAGCAAGTAATAGCTTCATTTAAAGATGTTTCTGCTGGGAAGTCCACATATAGTCTGCGTTATATAGGATCGTTGGTGGCTGATTTTCATCGCACTCTTTTATATGGAGGAATTTTTATGTATCCAAAAGATTGCAGAGATCCTAAAAAACCTAGGGGCAAATTGAGACTGTTATATGAAGCGAATCCTATGGCTTTCTTAGTAGAACAAGCTGGTGGAATGGCTGTAGATGGAGAGCAGAGGATTTTAGATATTTTACCAGAAGAACTTCATCAGAGAGTTCCATTATTTATTGGTTCTGCTACTGAGGTAAAAAAAGTGCTTGATATTTATAAGAGTTAA
- a CDS encoding tetratricopeptide repeat protein: protein MGEEKRILEEALKLDPSSKIYLSLARLYIEDKEYDKAQEVLEHGLEFYPDSLDTILSLISIYSELNKGDKAIELVNAVFSRLKKNTIFWRLLAENIEEKGFVIPLKLLMLACKGEFISWDNIIFKGLESILGKNVSEDIHYEEIVEHLDFDQQVITPSLGEVLISQGEYEKALDVYEKLKERSESLEEKNKWQDKISEVNALIRNNEKQKEVEEVSTEEQINTKEEVEAREESQGAEEEVVEDNSEDMVDFLEELASSLEKRAE from the coding sequence ATGGGAGAAGAAAAAAGGATTTTAGAAGAGGCTTTAAAGTTAGATCCTAGCTCTAAAATTTATTTGTCTTTAGCTCGACTTTATATTGAAGATAAGGAGTATGATAAAGCACAGGAAGTATTGGAACATGGCTTAGAGTTTTATCCAGATTCGTTAGATACAATACTTTCTTTAATTTCTATTTACAGTGAACTCAATAAAGGAGATAAAGCAATAGAATTAGTTAATGCTGTTTTTAGTCGTTTAAAAAAGAATACTATTTTTTGGAGATTGCTTGCTGAAAATATAGAGGAAAAAGGTTTTGTAATTCCTCTTAAGTTGTTAATGCTGGCTTGTAAAGGGGAATTTATTTCTTGGGATAATATTATTTTTAAAGGATTAGAGAGTATTTTAGGGAAAAATGTTTCCGAAGATATACATTATGAAGAGATTGTAGAGCATTTAGATTTTGATCAACAGGTCATAACTCCTTCTTTAGGAGAAGTTTTAATCTCGCAAGGCGAATATGAAAAAGCATTAGATGTTTATGAGAAGCTAAAAGAGCGATCAGAATCTTTAGAAGAAAAAAATAAATGGCAAGATAAAATTTCAGAGGTAAATGCGCTTATTAGAAATAATGAGAAACAAAAAGAGGTGGAAGAAGTTTCTACAGAAGAACAAATAAATACTAAGGAAGAAGTTGAAGCGAGAGAAGAGTCTCAAGGTGCAGAAGAAGAGGTTGTGGAAGATAATTCTGAAGATATGGTAGATTTTTTAGAAGAGTTAGCCTCTTCTTTAGAGAAAAGAGCAGAATAA
- a CDS encoding FtsB family cell division protein, translating into MKKVVIILLAVINITLIYQIIFSENNIRKYFILKDKMVFLQEKVDKLKNKNRLISAEILMLRNNPTYKKFILRKELNYIKKDEILYLVQ; encoded by the coding sequence ATGAAAAAAGTTGTCATTATTCTGTTAGCTGTTATAAATATAACCTTGATATATCAAATTATTTTTTCTGAAAATAATATCCGTAAATATTTTATTTTAAAGGACAAGATGGTTTTTTTGCAGGAAAAAGTAGATAAATTAAAGAATAAAAATAGATTGATTTCTGCAGAAATATTAATGTTAAGAAATAATCCAACGTATAAGAAATTTATTCTTAGAAAAGAATTAAATTATATAAAAAAAGATGAAATATTATATTTGGTACAGTAG
- a CDS encoding zinc-ribbon domain-containing protein: protein MIVRCNNCDKKITIPDEKIKGVSKFVVKCPKCGSRILVDKTKVDANPETERAPSSKVNLDYEPDNVPLGKKSAFLFVFDPRLSTEIEDFLQNQGYFIRNVQKIEEALARFALNNYTLMFLEESKDTDRLLAEINKWPLLRRRETNVILLGETGRDFDQKLAFLKGANFYINKKSGELLLKIEQCLDEYESYLTCWKSNEKGT from the coding sequence ATGATAGTAAGATGCAATAATTGTGATAAAAAAATCACAATTCCAGATGAAAAAATAAAAGGAGTTTCAAAATTTGTTGTAAAATGTCCTAAATGTGGTTCAAGAATTTTAGTAGATAAAACCAAAGTAGATGCTAACCCAGAGACTGAGAGAGCTCCTTCTTCTAAAGTGAATTTAGATTATGAGCCAGATAATGTTCCTTTGGGTAAAAAATCTGCTTTTTTGTTTGTTTTTGATCCCAGATTATCTACAGAAATAGAAGATTTTTTGCAAAATCAGGGATATTTTATTCGGAATGTTCAAAAAATAGAAGAAGCTCTTGCCCGTTTTGCTCTAAATAACTATACGTTGATGTTTTTAGAGGAAAGCAAAGATACCGACAGATTATTGGCAGAGATAAATAAATGGCCACTTTTAAGAAGACGGGAAACAAACGTTATTCTATTAGGCGAGACAGGGAGAGATTTTGATCAGAAGCTTGCTTTTTTAAAAGGAGCTAATTTTTATATTAATAAAAAAAGTGGTGAATTGTTATTGAAAATAGAGCAATGTTTAGATGAGTATGAAAGTTACTTAACTTGCTGGAAGAGTAATGAAAAAGGAACTTAA
- a CDS encoding type IV pilus twitching motility protein PilT → MLKSHLDYILFQVLEKEPALSDIILTPYVPIKAAVYGEVKSLNIEDIEALTPFQIEAMAISMIGPNKHLYKDLALQGACDFAYALPNKERFRVNVFYQKGSLAVVMRKLLPRIPTIEELKLPDVFKRMARERFGLILVTGGTGTGKSTSLAAVINEINENFARHIITLEDPIEFFHFHKKSVINQRELGTDFTSFASGLRSALRQAPHIILVGEIRDKETVTTALEAAETGHLVLGTLHTSDAGQTIHRITGLFDLEEERLVRSRLSESLKYVVSQRIMPKVGGGRIVAFEVMTKNLRIRDLIVNGEREDRTFYDVISQSEAYGMFTFDQCLASYYEQGLITEEIAMQFCSDRSRLKMLLDKIKAKRGEKLSEIDGLELDLSYDEENKMGRL, encoded by the coding sequence ATGTTAAAATCTCATTTAGATTATATTCTTTTCCAAGTTTTAGAAAAAGAGCCAGCTCTTTCAGATATTATTTTGACGCCCTATGTTCCTATAAAAGCTGCTGTGTATGGGGAAGTAAAGAGTCTTAATATAGAAGATATTGAAGCCTTAACTCCTTTTCAAATTGAGGCAATGGCTATAAGTATGATTGGACCGAACAAACATTTATATAAAGATTTAGCCTTACAAGGCGCATGTGACTTTGCCTATGCCTTACCTAATAAAGAGCGATTTAGGGTTAATGTTTTTTATCAAAAAGGATCTCTTGCGGTTGTTATGCGTAAACTTCTGCCAAGGATCCCCACCATTGAAGAACTAAAATTGCCAGACGTTTTTAAACGAATGGCAAGAGAAAGGTTTGGGTTAATTTTAGTCACAGGTGGTACAGGTACTGGTAAATCAACATCTTTAGCTGCAGTGATAAATGAGATAAATGAAAATTTTGCACGGCATATTATAACTCTAGAAGATCCAATAGAATTTTTTCATTTTCATAAAAAAAGTGTTATTAATCAAAGAGAATTAGGAACAGATTTTACCTCATTTGCTAGTGGACTTCGTTCTGCTTTGCGTCAGGCCCCCCATATCATACTTGTAGGTGAAATTAGAGACAAAGAAACTGTGACCACTGCCTTAGAAGCAGCAGAAACAGGACATTTAGTTTTAGGAACATTACATACTAGTGATGCCGGGCAAACTATTCATCGTATTACAGGGTTGTTTGACTTAGAAGAGGAGAGACTTGTCCGCTCCAGACTCTCTGAGAGTTTAAAGTATGTTGTTTCTCAACGTATTATGCCTAAAGTAGGGGGAGGTAGGATCGTTGCTTTTGAAGTTATGACCAAAAATTTGAGGATAAGAGATTTGATCGTAAATGGAGAAAGAGAAGATAGAACTTTTTATGATGTTATATCTCAAAGTGAAGCCTATGGAATGTTTACTTTTGATCAATGCTTGGCTTCTTATTATGAACAAGGATTAATTACAGAAGAGATCGCAATGCAATTTTGTTCAGATAGATCTCGTTTGAAAATGCTTTTAGATAAGATTAAGGCTAAGAGAGGTGAAAAATTATCTGAGATAGATGGATTAGAATTAGATTTAAGTTATGATGAAGAAAATAAGATGGGGAGATTATGA
- a CDS encoding type IV pilus twitching motility protein PilT, producing the protein MAQIDAFFKMMHEIGASDLHLTSGSQPIVRLHGELQRIKYKVLETAELKKLLYEITPEHKIKKFEETGDIDFAYEVPGIARYRANYFMHLRGIGAVFREIPTKIMTIDDLGLPQILKKLMTLPKGLVLVTGPTGSGKSTTLAAMIDYANKTRKDHILTIEDPVEFVHEPIQCLINQREVGRDTQGFGAALRGALREDPDIILVGEMRDLETISLALEAAETGHLVLATLHTISASKTIDRVIEVFPGDTQPQIRSSLSESLRAIISQTLFKRVDKPGRVAALEILIATPAVRNLIRENKIYQINSVIETGKKYGMQSLDDSILSLLKQGIISSKDAFNKAVHKSKFREFLDEAELDDFTEV; encoded by the coding sequence ATGGCTCAGATAGATGCCTTTTTTAAAATGATGCACGAAATTGGAGCATCAGATTTACACCTAACTTCAGGTTCTCAACCTATTGTGCGTTTACATGGAGAACTTCAAAGAATTAAATATAAAGTTTTAGAGACTGCTGAATTAAAAAAATTGCTTTATGAAATAACCCCTGAACATAAAATTAAAAAATTTGAAGAAACAGGAGATATTGACTTTGCCTATGAAGTTCCTGGTATTGCTAGATATAGGGCAAATTATTTTATGCACTTAAGAGGAATAGGGGCAGTTTTTAGAGAAATTCCAACTAAGATAATGACTATAGATGACTTAGGTTTACCTCAGATTTTGAAAAAACTTATGACTTTGCCAAAGGGGTTGGTTTTAGTAACAGGTCCAACTGGAAGTGGTAAGTCTACTACTTTAGCTGCGATGATAGATTATGCAAATAAGACTAGAAAGGATCATATTCTAACAATTGAGGATCCAGTGGAATTTGTCCATGAGCCTATTCAATGTTTGATAAACCAACGAGAAGTTGGAAGGGATACCCAAGGGTTTGGAGCTGCTTTGAGAGGAGCGCTACGTGAAGATCCTGACATTATTCTGGTTGGTGAAATGCGAGATTTGGAGACAATTAGTTTAGCTTTAGAGGCGGCAGAAACAGGTCATTTGGTGTTAGCTACGTTGCACACTATTTCTGCTTCTAAGACCATTGATAGAGTTATAGAAGTGTTTCCAGGAGATACTCAACCTCAAATTCGTTCAAGTTTATCCGAAAGTTTGAGGGCCATTATTTCTCAAACGTTGTTTAAAAGAGTAGATAAGCCTGGTAGAGTAGCTGCTTTGGAGATTTTAATTGCTACTCCTGCAGTAAGAAATTTAATTAGAGAAAATAAGATTTATCAAATTAATTCAGTTATTGAAACAGGTAAAAAATATGGAATGCAAAGTCTAGATGATTCTATTTTGTCTTTGTTGAAGCAAGGAATAATTTCTTCTAAAGATGCCTTTAATAAGGCAGTACATAAGAGCAAGTTTAGAGAATTTTTAGATGAAGCAGAACTTGATGATTTTACAGAGGTTTAA
- the pgsA gene encoding CDP-diacylglycerol--glycerol-3-phosphate 3-phosphatidyltransferase, producing MFNWANKITFFRIACVPIVVILLYFPNRISCLAAMSIFILAALSDMLDGFIARKYNLVTNMGKFLDPLADKLLVMAALIMLSYQHWLEAWISILIVEREIMVTGLRSLAMDKGIVIAADKYGKLKTIIQILALCPLILHYPWFGFNPIYLGKILIYIALFLTLFSGVNYVYKFYKSVLK from the coding sequence ATGTTTAATTGGGCCAATAAAATTACATTTTTTAGAATAGCTTGTGTGCCAATAGTCGTTATTTTACTCTACTTTCCCAATAGAATTAGTTGCTTGGCTGCCATGAGTATTTTTATTTTAGCAGCTTTATCTGATATGTTAGATGGCTTTATTGCTAGAAAGTATAATTTAGTTACTAATATGGGAAAGTTTTTAGATCCTCTTGCAGATAAATTGCTGGTGATGGCTGCTCTTATCATGCTTTCATATCAACATTGGTTAGAAGCCTGGATATCTATTTTGATTGTGGAAAGAGAGATTATGGTAACAGGACTTAGATCTCTTGCAATGGATAAAGGTATTGTTATTGCTGCTGATAAATATGGAAAGTTAAAAACAATTATTCAAATTTTAGCTTTGTGTCCTCTTATTTTGCATTATCCGTGGTTTGGTTTTAATCCAATTTATTTAGGGAAGATTTTGATTTATATTGCCCTATTTTTGACTTTGTTTTCTGGGGTAAACTATGTGTACAAGTTTTATAAAAGTGTATTAAAATAA
- a CDS encoding transglycosylase SLT domain-containing protein — protein sequence MMLRIFMIWLFLSLSCWVWAETIYYYCDENGVYHFTDLPTSSKYKPFLVFRYHKYDPKKLDRLIKVYSKHYRLDPALVKAVIKVESNFEPEAESSKGAQGLMQITPITQKELDLDTPFDPASNIEAGIRYLKSLLNRFSSIELALAAYNAGPGNVKRYGGIPPFKETKEYVKKVLKIYQELKR from the coding sequence ATGATGCTTAGGATTTTTATGATTTGGCTATTTTTAAGTCTGAGTTGCTGGGTGTGGGCAGAGACTATTTATTATTACTGTGATGAAAATGGTGTTTATCACTTTACTGACTTACCTACTTCATCTAAGTATAAACCTTTTTTAGTTTTTCGCTATCATAAGTATGACCCTAAAAAACTGGATAGGCTTATAAAGGTGTATAGTAAGCATTATAGGCTAGATCCAGCCTTAGTAAAGGCAGTGATAAAGGTAGAATCAAATTTTGAGCCAGAGGCGGAATCCTCCAAAGGGGCTCAGGGCCTTATGCAAATTACTCCTATTACTCAGAAAGAACTAGATTTGGATACTCCTTTTGATCCGGCCTCAAATATTGAAGCTGGGATAAGATATTTGAAATCTCTTTTAAATCGGTTTAGCAGTATAGAGCTAGCATTAGCTGCATATAATGCAGGGCCAGGAAATGTAAAGCGATATGGAGGGATTCCCCCATTTAAAGAAACTAAAGAATATGTTAAAAAAGTTTTGAAGATATATCAGGAGCTTAAAAGATAA
- the mobA gene encoding molybdenum cofactor guanylyltransferase, which translates to MLVCRDLVGAVLAGGKSSRLGQDKTTLVFNKISLLERSINLLYEVVTEVYVLGKDPALCKANADGWFQDEIKGIGPIGGIFTGLKNIGKPLLVISCDLPFLDKITLQELIEGRKRRQKTEVMTTFFHPKTNFIEALVAIYENESLKYIEKAIANKIFKLSRAIPEHVRNHILWEKDLKVFFNINYPQDLEVLGIYDA; encoded by the coding sequence GTGCTAGTGTGTAGAGACTTGGTTGGAGCTGTTTTAGCAGGAGGTAAAAGTTCAAGATTAGGCCAAGATAAGACAACGTTAGTATTTAATAAGATTAGTCTTTTGGAAAGAAGTATTAATTTACTGTATGAAGTGGTCACAGAAGTTTATGTGTTAGGGAAAGATCCTGCCTTATGCAAGGCAAACGCAGATGGTTGGTTTCAGGATGAGATAAAAGGAATAGGCCCCATTGGCGGTATTTTTACAGGTTTGAAAAATATAGGTAAGCCCCTTTTAGTTATATCTTGTGATTTACCTTTTTTAGATAAAATTACGTTGCAAGAATTGATAGAAGGGCGTAAAAGAAGGCAGAAAACAGAGGTAATGACTACATTTTTTCATCCCAAAACTAATTTTATAGAAGCATTGGTTGCTATTTATGAAAATGAATCATTGAAGTATATAGAAAAAGCAATAGCAAATAAAATTTTTAAGTTAAGTAGAGCAATACCTGAACATGTTAGAAATCATATTTTGTGGGAAAAAGATTTAAAAGTGTTTTTTAATATAAATTACCCGCAAGATCTGGAGGTGCTAGGTATTTATGATGCTTAG
- a CDS encoding formate dehydrogenase accessory sulfurtransferase FdhD encodes MLVKCKVSKFFKDRRVDFFDTIAVEERVDIFFKSIVHSLWTIPYNLSSLVLGYAKLELLPEGGNPVIIKREENRFWIENCISDNYKRIKERKYDFKIDVLKLLEINGSFIKKISSNWEQTGCFHRVVFWSIRKRAFVIEVEDVGRHNCLDRMVGLALKNEINLQEGILLVSARLTRSFLKKVVKAGVRFVMSRSAITSAALTLAEREKITLVGFARENRLSVFTDIGERVTSASV; translated from the coding sequence GTGTTAGTTAAGTGTAAAGTAAGTAAGTTTTTTAAAGACAGAAGAGTAGATTTTTTTGATACTATTGCAGTTGAAGAGAGAGTTGATATTTTTTTTAAAAGCATAGTACATTCTTTGTGGACGATTCCTTATAATTTAAGTTCATTGGTCTTAGGATATGCTAAGTTAGAGTTATTGCCAGAGGGGGGTAACCCTGTAATAATAAAAAGAGAAGAAAATAGGTTTTGGATAGAAAATTGTATATCTGATAATTATAAGAGGATTAAGGAAAGAAAATACGATTTTAAAATAGATGTATTAAAGCTTTTAGAGATTAATGGATCGTTTATAAAAAAAATATCAAGTAATTGGGAGCAGACAGGTTGTTTTCATAGAGTAGTATTTTGGTCTATAAGGAAGAGAGCCTTTGTCATAGAAGTTGAAGATGTTGGAAGACACAATTGCTTAGATAGAATGGTAGGGCTAGCTTTGAAAAATGAAATTAATTTGCAAGAAGGCATTTTGTTAGTGTCAGCAAGACTTACTAGATCTTTTTTAAAAAAAGTTGTCAAAGCAGGCGTAAGATTTGTTATGTCTCGCTCTGCTATTACCTCAGCTGCTCTTACTTTGGCAGAGCGAGAAAAAATTACTTTAGTTGGCTTTGCTAGGGAAAATAGATTGAGTGTTTTTACAGATATAGGAGAGAGGGTAACTAGTGCTAGTGTGTAG